ACCTGCCGGAAATAGCGCGTCAGCGGCTCGGTCTGGCGGGTTTTCAGGTTCACGAGGCGCAGCTGGTGGCCCTGGGGGTCGGTGTGGTATATCACCATCAGGTCCTCGCCGCCCCTGCCCTTTACAAACGGGTTGTTGTGGAAGTAGAAGCCTGCGTTGTCGCCGTCCGGCTGGGTGAGGCGCACCACTTTGTGGCCGGTGTCGGCGTCAATCCACTCGGCCGCGGGCATGGGCTTTTGCGAGCCCGTGACGAGCCTGGTTTGGGCCTGGCCGGCCAGGCTCAGCAGCAGGGCGCCCGCCAGGGGCAAATAACAGTTGGTTTTCATGGGTGGGAATTGGAAGGATAAGGACGGCGGTTATTTCAGGTGTTTGTAGCGCGGCGGCAGGGTGCGCAGGGCTTCGGGCACATTCACAAAACGGGCCAGGTCGCGCAGGGCGATGACCCGGTAGTGGTGGTCGTGCAGGTATTTCAGGTAGGCATCGAACAGCGCGGGCGGGGTCGTCACCCAGTCGTGGGCCACGTCGGGCACGCCGTGCACGGTCAGAATCACCACACGGCCGTCGTGCGCCTGCCGGATGGCGCTCAGCACCCTGGCCGTGTCGGGGCCCGAAATGCTGAAGCTGGGCAGCAGCATGGGGTGGTCGGTGGCGGGGTCGTAGGCGCGGGCCCCGCCGGCGCGGGCAAAGGCATAGCCGCGCTCGGGCAGCAGCGCCGTGGCCGTGGGGTGTGTGTCGTAGCCGGGGTAGGCGAAGGTGGTGGGCCGGGGAATGCCCCAGGTGCGGCAGCGCGCCTCGATGGAATCGAGCTCGGCACCCAGCTGCGCCCGGCTCATTTTGTTGACGTGCTGGTGGGTGAGCGTGTGGCTCGCCACTTCAAACCCTTGCCGGTGCAGGCCCTGGATTTGCGCCCAGGTCATGTATTTGGTTTTATCAGCAAACGGCGGCTCCCGGAATTCGCACACGAAAAACGTGCCCCCGAAGCCGTATTGCTTTAGCAGCGGGGCCACGTAGGTAGCGTGGCTCACGGCCGCATCGTCGAAGGTGAGGACCACCAGCTTGTCGGGCACGGGGCGGCGCAGCACCTGCGCTGCGGCGCACCCGGCAGCGCCCGGCCCCAGCAGGGCCAATAACAATACCAAGCGAAAGCCAGCCGAAGAAGCCACGAAGCGCGGTGGGAATTGATGAAAAGCACCGCAAGAAGCTGTGACCGCGAGGCCTAACCTTCCTGTACTCTTCGGTGCCCATGAGCTAGCGGCCTGCTGCCACTACGATGCCATGAAGGGCTTCGCTGGCCAGCCTGCCCAATAGCCAACATGTAGGCCGGCGTACCTACCTTACCGCACCCCTTTCATCAATTCTGCTCACCCGGTTTCTGCTTCTGCCATGCCTAAGTGCCAGCCGTTACGCTCTATCATCATTGCCGGGGCGTGCAGCTTGGCCACTGCCCCGGCCCAGAGCCAAACTAACGTAAGCATCGGCCCTACTATTGGCTTGAACGTTTCAACAGCACCCTATTCCGAGCGCCGAACCTACACCACCACGTATACAACGGGCCTTGAAGCGGGCGTGGTAGCTTCCATCAATCAGGGCCATTTCGCGCTGCAACCGGCGTTGCTCATTTCGCAAAAAGGGTTTGGCATCAACGATAATTACACCGACGACAGCTACGGCCAAGTCACCATCATTGCGACCAAGGCAACCTATCGGCTCAATTACCTCGCGCTGCCATTAAACCTGGCTTACACCCAGCTAGAGGATGGACAAGGCTTGCAGGCTTTTGTGGGGGCTTTCGCGGGACTGTTGTTGGGCGGCGATTATTCCTCTGGCACCAGCTACTCGGTCAGAACGCCGCACTCGGCCACGGGCGGCTACTCCAACGTTTCGGGCAACGTGGCCGGCGGCGATTATTTTTCCAATTCTGTCGGCGATAAAACGTACTATTCTCGACGCTACGATTTCGGTGTGCAGGGTGGCCTGGGCTATCGGCAAGGGCAATTACAGATGCAATTGGGCTACAGCCTGAGCCTGCGCAACCTAGGAGCCGACTACAAATTCGGGAATGGCAGCACGGCCCCCGGGCCGAGCTACCGGAACCGTGCCTTTAATCTCTCCCTGGCTTACCTGTTTGCTACGGCCCGATAATTAAACCTTGCCTGCGAGAAGGCTGGCGCCAATTATCCGATACTTGCGAAGCTTCCATGTTATCGGCGGGTGGCTTGGAACAAGCGACCTCTCTCGTTACTCACCAAAAAGGCTGAGTCGCTGAGAAACATCAGTCCCTCGGCTTGGCCCGTGCGGGG
This DNA window, taken from Hymenobacter sp. 5317J-9, encodes the following:
- a CDS encoding polysaccharide deacetylase family protein, coding for MASSAGFRLVLLLALLGPGAAGCAAAQVLRRPVPDKLVVLTFDDAAVSHATYVAPLLKQYGFGGTFFVCEFREPPFADKTKYMTWAQIQGLHRQGFEVASHTLTHQHVNKMSRAQLGAELDSIEARCRTWGIPRPTTFAYPGYDTHPTATALLPERGYAFARAGGARAYDPATDHPMLLPSFSISGPDTARVLSAIRQAHDGRVVILTVHGVPDVAHDWVTTPPALFDAYLKYLHDHHYRVIALRDLARFVNVPEALRTLPPRYKHLK
- a CDS encoding porin family protein, whose protein sequence is MATAPAQSQTNVSIGPTIGLNVSTAPYSERRTYTTTYTTGLEAGVVASINQGHFALQPALLISQKGFGINDNYTDDSYGQVTIIATKATYRLNYLALPLNLAYTQLEDGQGLQAFVGAFAGLLLGGDYSSGTSYSVRTPHSATGGYSNVSGNVAGGDYFSNSVGDKTYYSRRYDFGVQGGLGYRQGQLQMQLGYSLSLRNLGADYKFGNGSTAPGPSYRNRAFNLSLAYLFATAR